A single region of the Polyodon spathula isolate WHYD16114869_AA chromosome 12, ASM1765450v1, whole genome shotgun sequence genome encodes:
- the LOC121324083 gene encoding POU domain, class 4, transcription factor 3-like, which produces MMTMNSKQPFSMHHTLQEPKYSLHSSSDAMRRVCLPNPQLQGNIFGGFDETLLARAEALAAVDIVSHGKSHPFKPDVTYHTMSSVSCASTSSTVPISHPSTLTSHPHHHLHQSLEGDLLDHISPSLTGMGAPDPSVMSAQVHQHHLQTMGHLHQAMGMGHHHSISSHNGMTCMNDVESDPRELEAFAERFKQRRIKLGVTQADVGSALANLKIPGVGSLSQSTICRFESLTLSHNNMIALKPVLQAWLEEAEAAYREKNNKPDLFNGSERKRKRTSIAAPEKRSLEAYFAIQPRPSSEKIAAIAEKLDLKKNVVRVWFCNQRQKQKRMKYSAVH; this is translated from the exons ATGATGACCATGAATAGCAAGCAGCCTTTCTCTATGCACCATACTCTGCAAGAGCCCAAATACAGCTTGCACTCCAGTTCAGACGCGATGCGCAGAGTTTGCCTTCCGAACCCACAG CTCCAGGGCAATATATTTGGAGGCTTTGATGAGACTCTGCTGGCCCGCGCTGAAGCTCTGGCGGCTGTTGACATTGTCTCCCACGGCAAGAGCCATCCTTTTAAGCCTGACGTGACCTATCATACCATGAGCAGTGTCTCCTGCGCCTCTACGTCTTCTACAGTTCCCATCTCTCACCCTTCCACCTTGACCTCGCACCCGCACCACCACCTGCACCAAAGTCTGGAAGGAGACCTCCTTGACCACATTTCTCCAAGTCTAACCGGAATGGGGGCACCTGATCCGTCTGTCATGTCTGCTCAAGTTCATCAGCATCATCTTCAAACCATGGGTCATCTCCACCAAGCAATGGGCATGGGGCACCACCACTCCATCTCCTCTCACAATGGGATGACTTGCATGAACGATGTGGAATCAGACCCACGCGAGTTGGAAGCGTTCGCGGAGAGATTTAAACAAAGACGGATCAAGCTTGGGGTGACACAGGCAGATGTGGGCTCAGCCCTCGCCAACCTGAAGATACCAGGGGTTGGATCCCTTAGCCAGAGCACAATATGCAGGTTTGAGTCCTTGACCTTGTCCCACAACAATATGATCGCTCTTAAACCCGTTCTGCAAGCCTGGCTTGAAGAAGCAGAGGCGGCGTACCGGGAGAAGAACAACAAGCCAGACCTTTTCAATGGCAGCGAAAGAAAACGCAAACGCACTTCAATCGCAGCACCGGAAAAGCGCTCTTTGGAGGCATATTTTGCCATCCAACCCCGACCCTCTTCGGAAAAAATCGCGGCCATCGCAGAAAAACTAGACCTTAAAAAGAACGTAGTTAGAGTCTGGTTTTGCAATCAAAGACAAAAGCAGAAAAGGATGAAATATTCAGCGGTTCACTAA